The Gadus macrocephalus chromosome 9, ASM3116895v1 genomic interval CTGCATGATACACTACATCcaactttttaaaaaataaatgggaACATGCATATCATATGTCACCATAGTCTAACATAGGTAAAAAGGTACTTTTGGGCTTAACCTGGCAGCATAAGGAAACACTCTTTTGGTCTGAAGTAGAAACCTAACTTTGGTCTAAGCTTTTTTTAGAAGATTATCGATGTGTGCTTGATAGTTTAAGTTCTCATCAAGCCAAATCCCGAAACATTTGTACGTTTTTACCCTCTCTAACAGGGTGCCATCAGCAGTTGAGATTTCAATATTAGCTAGTGATGAGCGGGAACACGTAAAAAtcatgtattttgtattttttgtatttttaactAGTCTCAATTTAACTAAGGAAGGTAGTAATAAACTGAAGGCAGTCTGTAGATCATCTACAGCTGTCCTCACCGACAAAGCCAAAGTCTAAAGAACAGTGTCATCGGCATAGTTTAGTCAACATTCCACCGTAAGTGATGATCTTCCCAACCGCATCCTGTCCGGAACAGTAAAGGTCAAACACAACATCCGCAGATTCCAAGGATCCAGTGAGGAGTTTGATGATGGCAGTGTAGTAGAGAATATTGACCTTGTGGTAGGAGTGattacaatcacacacagtccctcacacacacgcacagtgctATTTCCCAATTCCGTATTCTTGATCATATTTTCAGTGTGATCCCATTGTGTCGCAGGAATTGCCACTGGGTACAGCTTTTCATTTCCTTTTCTCGCCTCCAATGTGCTGCCAGTCTCTGGGAACAAGGCCTCACTTTATAAGTACGTGTTCCCTCCGGATTTGGAGAGGAACACGCTGGCCGTCATTGGACCCGGGCAGCCGCTGGGAGCCATCATGCCCATCTCTGAGATCCAGGCTCGGTGGGCCACCCGTGTCTTCAAAGGGGACACACGCTCTATTCGTCTTAGCGTCTCAAGTCACCCTGTTCTCCACCTACAGTGGAAACCACTCAAAACCACTCAAACGCAACGATATTCTTATTCCACACAGGATGTGTCAAGTGTCCTTCAGTAGCcgccatttttattttttttctcaaagaCATGCTCagatattaataattaataagagTCATGGCAGGAggtgtatctatctatatagaaACGCTTGCCAGAAGTGTTACCTTAACTCATCCAAAATATACGTGATTTTCCTATGTTTAAGTTTAAATACACGTGTGGCCCAGGGAGCCTGCATCTCAGCCAGGGGGTTGATGGCTCCCAGAGCGTGGATGAAGCCCACCATGGCCGGTCTTGGTCGGCGCACGAGGGAAGACGTGGCGGTAGAGAAGCAGCCTATGGCCGCTCGTAGCCAGCAGGTCTGGGGGCAGGAAGGGGAAGCTGCAGTGGTAACCCTTGGCGAACACAACAACATCTACCGGGATGTAACATGTGCTTTAACAAAGTTTGGTATGGAAAAGGAGAAATGGCAGCCATTTCTGGAGCCACCTTCACGGtgcaagacaaaacaaaacaaaaatacctAGCTACTTAAAAGAGACAAACATCTTATAAGATAATTAAAACACACCTTGTCTAGAATGCTTCCATCCACAAAGACCACACTGGAACCACAGAACTCCTTCATCTTTGGCCAAATCTGAACCTGACCTGAGATGAGCCGACTTGGGTGCTCATCACTCACAGGATCTGTGCAAAAAACATGGCAACAGAACAGTGGATGCTTTCATTggatagtaataataattaacaattGAAAAAACACCTCTGTTCATGTGTATAATCTCAAGTCAAGCATTATTTGGAGTACAGTTAACCAACAACAATATCTAGTAGATCATCAACTAATAAATGCAAAGTGATCCCTGACCACAGCTCTCTCAAGAGAATTGGGCTCACAACTGAAAAATTTAACTATTACAATTAATGATTGGGAAGGTACAAGCTGGGCTTAGAGAGGATCAAGAATTGTAGCGTTATCCCAGAGTACTGCAACATAATAATgctttctccatctccccctgagCTGTGTAAGCCCGATAACGGTTCTCTGAGTGAGAATTTTATGAACATGACAAGAAGAACCGCAACAAGAATAGAATAAAGAGAGGAGGGAATAAATATGGAAAAAAACAACCTTTgacaaagaaatgagaaacatGCGATGGAAAAGACTATCCCTCTGTCACTTTCTCGCCTTGTGCAGCTAAACCCTTGTAACTGAAACAGAAATGACTCCGTCCGAAGCATGCTAAAAAGacctgccccctctctctctcaaacaaatAACCAACATTTGAAGTTCCAGGCATTCCCTCTTGAGATCAGAATGCCTAGGAATGAAGTTAGAGATGGACCTGTGGAAGCTGTTAGCGTCTGTTTAACCGTGTCGAGGCTTGAGGCCATAGAGGCTCTGGTTAAACGCCCGGTTCAGTTTGGTCTCAAACGCCCGACCAGCCATGTCCCATTTCTGGAGCCGAGGTACACCTGTTAATCCgaaaaaacacatttcctcTATTCAATACTTTATATGCATTCCCTTGATAAACTGTAATTTAACGCCTCTATTTCTGCTGCTACATTGTTGTGATTTCATACCAATTTTaagaaatacatttttcatttatttaactTTTCTGATGCTCTACTTATGTCGACTACAATATCGCCGCCAATAATTCCCAATCCAAATCACGACTACTCTTTTCCCTTGCAGACCGTCAGCATTGCATCCAATATTCCCAAAGTATTTTCCATCAAATCTCTCAATGTCTACAAAAAACAGCAAGGAAAACAAATCCTATTCACTCTGTTAATAACATGATGGTATTAAAACAATCTTTTAGTAAAATGTGTGGTGAATTATTGACAATTATAATCATATTAATATGGGCTATTTGAACTGGTGCACCGAACACTTCCTTGCCAATCGATATAAACCGTAACAGAATATGAGAACTTCCCTCActaaggctacgtttacatgacgacggtctgaacagaagccgcaaaagtggcgttgcgtcttcactttttattccgcgtttagacgagcgttttgGGGAGGAAATCTGTGTgaatacggtgacgcaaaagtgtgtggaattctaTTGGGTATATGTGCTGTGCTACACGGTGCTACACTATCACACTAATCCTATAATGTCTCGCTGCGGCTTGTAGGAGGACATCGaacgtccaagtgctgtcaGGTGACGACAAGATGGCGGACGCGGTGAGACCGCCAGACCCGGCCCGCGAGAGCCAAATGTCCGGCCCGCGCTGACCCAGCGCATTCAcatgttataaaaaaatatataaaaaatatatatatttgcgcGGTCTGCTATATTTTGCCCTCAGTCCACACTGTCCACTTGACCGTTGACGTTACTGCGTGCATACGTAATGACGTGCTTCGTGCGTTTTCAACTTCACTAGCGTCACCACCAGAGAGTAGCCTCCGCTGCTGTCACTTTCCCGCTATCCGTCTGTCATCCCAGGGACTTACAACTTGAAAATTGATGAAGGAAACAACATTTGCCTAGAAAAGGAAGGTCGACCAGGAGCACCGCCATTTTTAAACCGAATGGACTGACCGAATGAAGTGTTGCTAATGCCAACGCAAAGCCGACATGCTTAATATGCATGAAGATTGTCAGGTTGCCATCGGACAACCTGAAGCGGCACTTTAACTGTTTGCATGCTGTCAGCTTTAATGGAAGTTTCCCAGAAACATCTGAGCAACGCAAACAAAAAATTGCAAGCATATTGACATCATACAAGCGGTCAGTTTCAACCATATGCAAAACGGCATCGGCACAAGAGAGCGCAACAGCTGCTTCATTGCATGTTTCCTGGATGCTTGCTTAGAAGCCCTTTGCTGATGCAGAGTTGATTAAAAATGTGCAATTCACGTCGTAAATCAAGAggaaaatatcaaaacaaaagttGTAGAGCAATTAAAGCAGGTGCCGCTGTCGGCAAGCACAGCAACCAGAAGAGTGAATGTTTTAGCGGAGGATTGCTTTTTCAGTCTACTCACCGATATGAAGAAAGCCGAAGCCGGCATATATAGCCATCGACTCATCTTGTGAGCGAACCGACATGGAACAGCTGTCCATGTTCGCAAGATTTTTTGATGGAAAGATCTTCCGTGAAGAGTTGCTCTGTTTGCTCCCTCTGCCCAGGCGCACTACCGGGGAAATCATCTTTAACGAACTGACACTGTTCTTCGAAAAAGAACGGCTAAGTTGTGTCGGTTGTTACTGAAGGGGCTCTGTCAATGGTGGGACGACGCCAGGGCTTAGTAAGCAGCAGGGCTCCGAACTGGTTCAAGGAACGAAAACCGAAAACGAACGGAATTTTACGATAAACGGAAATGGAAACGAAAACCAAATGGTCTTCAACTGTTCCGGAACAGAAACGTTATTAtgaaatccccaaaaccggttaacgtttttttttcgtTCTCGATATAGCCTACACAATTTCACAAAAGCATAGCctatttcatgaaaaaaaagatatagatTTCCGGTTGCCGCGTTCACTTCGCCGCACGCTAAGCTCAGTTGTCACAAATTCCCACCACAACCCTGGCGAGAGGCCGTATGCCATTTCAGTTGCGATCTTAAATAGGCCTTACTCGCACAGTGAAATTGATTTGGAAATTATGTTTGTAATGTAGGCCAGTGAAGATAATATATTGTGCCAGCCCAGGCCTCATGTCATTTCAAAGTCGGGATTTTAAATGTTTGCACAATGAAATGTAGAGTTATATTGGAAGTTGTTGGAGAGACTTGGGTATTTGTCGGCAACATAGAAAATACAACATATTCGCTTATGGCGGGGTTAGAAATGATTGAGCGACCCTCTATGTCTGAGGATCTCCATGGAATATGTATACAACTTACAACCAGGTAAGGAGTTTCTAGCCCACTTATCCAGAGATGATTTTGATATTTATCATAGAATAGCTACAGTCAGCAGCAGCATGCCTGGTATGTGAGATGGATATCGCGAATATTTTTGGATGCTGCCTCGGATTTTGGTGCATTTAGAATACTGTGTAAACTAAGGGCAAATACcaatagggctggcccgaattattcgaatattcgaatactccttcggaaaattagtattcaaagcttaaatcagtattctgagctttttttttttcttttcacgtatgtgacgttaccagagtgagggaggcaaactataagcgacaccaagcagagaagcgagagaggtggaggaagaatagatatctgtatccctttactttataacacaacatcagcgggatctcgggaggaaaagtaatgcttagtgaaatgctaaccttatgctacggccacaccaaacgcgttactcgcgttggataacgcgtgtaacgtgcctaacttgacgcttgatcaagtcacaccagacacaccatgtgaagttattgaacccgattattgttattaatatctgagattatttaatctaacccgatctaaactctatcaggcactcaaacacggcggcgtttgggtttcctacctcagactcctaaatccagccaCAGGTGCGTAGCtgcgtaggaccatttttgacacaaaatggtcaagcaacattttagctgcgttacgcgcgtaaatcttacgcgggttacgcgtttggtgtggccgcggCTTCACGCGCCGGTGCCTGCGCTGGATTTGCTAAACAGATCATTCAAAATTGTGCCATAGCAAAATGATTAAACCAAAATGTGATTCTCCAAGATTGTTCAATAAAGCCAGTTTGTATTCCCCACATAACATTCTTCTTCTAAGGCAAGGGAAGGCAAATCATTTTCAGCATCACCTTTTCATCAACAACTGCAAAGGTAATACATTGAACTTCAATAGGGCCTATGTCCTCAGGTGGTCTTTTTAAATAATAGACtgaattattttttaatcttATGATACCAAGCTTTAAGTTTCGCCTACATTAAACAAAGTCAACAATGGCACTGCTTTTCTCAAAGTGCTCAGATATGAACAATTAACTAggctacatttcaaataaatacTTCTCAATTTAGTTCTTCTGTTAGCTTACAGTATTTATACAATCAAACTTAGGCCTACATTCTATAGGCATACAATAAGATCAATCATGTTTTTATCATCATGGTTCCTGTGTTAAAGTGAAGCCATTTTAAATACTGATGAAGTTAGATGAGGCTTTGTGAAATGCCCTAAGCTGACAATCACAACATCGAAGACGTCAGTCTCCCTCTGCCCCGGTTTCCCTTCTGTTTCTAACTCCCACTGGCCTGTCACAAGAGAAAAAGTAGAAAAAGAAAGTCTGGCCTCTGCCGCACTCACCACTGTTAGACACAATGCGAAACAAaagtaaatgcacacacatctgcatggacataaataacaacagaattaacaaagaaacatgaatacataaataaacatctgtagacaaaaaaaacaaatcctGAAGTCCTTTTGTTAAATGATTTGTGTCATCATTTTTGACTCATCAAAGTAGCCACCTTTTGCAGACATAACAGCCAAATATTGTTTGGGAAGCTCTTCCCAACACTGTTAAAGATGTTCCCACAAATATAATTAGTtaaatataatatcacggccataTGCTGCGTGTGTCTCCAGATGACATTATGAACAGACTGCTtcgggttctccaacgtctctggtacttcaacaACAACTCAACTTCATCATACACGCGCGACTAAAGTCGCATGATTAAACTTGCACAAATAACTCCTGCAACGGATTATGACTTGTCGCGCGACCAATTTTAGGCAACAacgagcaaggtacgttttattactctgttttctgggaataattgacataagcagaaaccaaaaaccagacgttttttcgtttttgtttattagttttttggttcttcttaacaaaacgaatttaccactcaatatctggtttccgccgttgggcgggtcctcttattggctagtgTGCTTCgttgccctgtgctcttcaaaataaaagttcttccgtttaataatgtcgacaaaaatattactgtatgacactagcagacacagaggaccacaccacccacagtcaagactgacacggcttcaaataacaataatagtattcataatcatttgaaaatgagaacttctgaagttatgatgacttcagtgcagttgatgtttaggcacagttaatacatgcagagtagacctgagagggctttactacgacatcattgtccggctctgaactatgcgctctgtgcgcgttcgcatcaaaggagctgcgatcgcgggctgctgatttcctcacagcctgagagctatgaggaatacaagtgatcccaacacatttctgacagctgaaaattgcgcatttgttgacctttatccatttacagtaaacaaattattttttcttgttgaaagatattttatgttgttttcatattattatttactgatggtaaatacagaatgcgagtgcgtgttatattgaaagcgaggctgggtgtgattcagattcagattctttattgtccttgtttaacagagttaatcaacgaaattaagtttagagcatcaccactggcatagtatataaatataaatatattaataaataaaaaaataaaaataaaaaaagataaatagataagtaaataaataaataacaataataacttgaataagaatgcagccaagtccagtccatagttgtgatgtgtgagagtgaggggggttggggggctgcaGTCCTGCAATAGATGGAAAATAGTGTTATATGAGTTATATGaccgagggggtggggtggggggtgcggggggcagGTTGTTCGTTCAGCAGTCTGACAGCCTTTGGATAGAGGCTATTGGTCAAtctgctggacctggagcgGATGGAACGGTATCTCCGTCCGGAGGGCAGTCGCTGGAAGAGATGGTGCGCTGGGTGGACCTGGTCCTTTAGGATGTTGTTCACCCGGCGTAGGCAGCGGGAGGTGAAGACTGTGGAGATCTCTGGGAGGCTCTTCCCAATGATCCTCCCCGCAGCCTTGACCACTCTGTGGAGGGCCTCCTTTTCGgccctggtgcagctggagaaccacaccAGGAGTCCGTAGGTGAGTACACTCTCTACTGCGCAGTGATAGAAGTTGACCATCAGTCCCTGTGGAAGTTTAGCCCTTTTTAGTTTCCGAAGGTAGAAGAGGCGTTGTTGTGCCTTACCCACGGCAGAGGTgatgttggtcctccaggacagatcgtcggccacagtcacacccagaaacttgaagttggacaccctctctacctcctcccctccgattAGGAGTGGAGAGTGGCTGAGGTGTCTGGCCCTGCGGAAATCGATGATCACTTCCTTGGTCTTGGTGGTGTTGAGAACCAGGTTGTGATCACCGCACCACTCTACCAGTCTCTCGGCCTCCCTCCTGTATGAGGTCTCATCATTTCCTGTGATGAGGCCAAGTACTGTTGTGTCGTCAGCAAATTTCACTATGAGGttagatggagaagaggagcagcagtcgtgagtgaaaagtgtgtagagaagtgggctgagcacgcaaccctggggggccccggtgttcatgggcagggtgggggagacaTGCTTGCCAATCCTGACATGTTGTGTACGGTGTGTTAGAAAGTCCAAAATCCAATTGCATAAAGTGGTGTTCAGGCCAAGTTTGTGTAGTTTGCTGTGTAGCTTGTTAGGCAGGATAGTGTTGAAAGCTGaactaaagtcaacaaaaagGAGTCGCCCATATGTGTTACTGtgctcaagatgttctagtagagtGTGTAACACAATGGCAATGGCATCCTCTGTTGACCTGTTCTTCCGGTAAGCAAACTGATTCTGATCTAATGATGGCGGTAtggaggctttaatgtgtttcaTGACTAGTTTCTCAAAGCATTTTGCGACGATAGGGGTGAGTGCCACAGGTCTGTAGTTGTTCAGACCTGCAACATTTGGTTTCTTGGGAACCGGGACTATTGTTGCTGCCTTGAGACATCCTGGGACCCAGGATGAGGCCAGAGACAGGTTAAAGATGGTGGTGAGAACTGGAGCTAGTTCAGCCGCACAGTCCTTGAGCACCCGTCCCTGGACTCCATCTGGGCCTGCTGCCTTCCTGATGTTGATGTTGCGTAGGATGAGTCTGACCTCATGAGTGCTCAGGACTAGGGTGGAGCcgtcagaggggagagggggcgacaCCGGGTCCTTGTTGTTCCTGTCAAAACGTGCGTAAAAGATGTTTAACTCCTCCGCTAGGGGGGCGCTGCTGTTGACAGGGGGGGATGTTCTTCCCTTGTAGTCCGTTATTGCCCTAACGCCCTCCCACACCTGCCGGGGGCATGAGGCGCTGTTGAACTGAGCTTCAATGCGGGTCATGTATGCTTGCTTGGCAGAACTGATGCCTTTCTTCAGGTCGGATCTTGCCGTGCAGTATGCATTGGTGTCACCGGTTCTGTATGCTGCATTCCTGGCTCGTAGTAAGGATTTTACTTTAGGTGTCATCCAGGGTTTAACGTTTGGGAAGACACGGAATTGTTTCCAGGATGTAACAATATCCACACAAAATTTGATGTAGTCAAGGACTGAGACAAGATAATTATTCAGAGACCTACGTGTCAACACACCCAGTCCACTGAAAATGTCCCAGTCTGTGGAGCTGAAGCAGTCCTGGAGCCTAGGGATGGCGTCCTCAGGCCAAATCCTGACAGACCTGACTTCGGGCCTACTGGCTCTGATTTTGGGTGAGTGCCAGGGGTGCAGGAGGAGCGAAACATGATCAGAGAGACCTAGGTGGGGGTACGCCTGGGTTCTGTAtgcatgggctatgttggtaTAAACCTGATCAAGTGTGTTGCTCCCTCTGGTAGCGCATTTTACATTACGGTGGAAAGAATGAAGTACAGACTTTAAGTCAGCATGATTAAAATCCCCCGCTGCAATAAAGATACTGTCGGGATGTGCCAGCAGGCTATTGTTTACAATGTCCTGTAGCCTTACTAGTGCCAGTTTAGCATTGGCGTCGGGTGGAATGTAAACAGCACAGATGTAAACAGAAGAGAATTCTCTTGGTAAGTAAAACGGTCTGCATTGGAGCAACAAAAATTCCACGTCAGGGCAACAATGTTTGCTAACAACTGTGACATTGGTACACCACGAGTCATTGGTATAGATACACAGACCTCCTCCTAGCTTCTTACCCGAGTCAGCTGTTCTGTCTGCTCGATAGGCAGTGCGGCCATCTAGCTCAATAGCCGAGTCCGGGGTCTTTTTATCCAGCCAGGTTTCCGAAAAGATTAAGCTGCAGCAGTtcttcatgtgtttttgtgaaacTAGTTCCAGTCGGATCACATCCACCTTGTTGCGGATCGAACGGACATTTGAGAGAAAGATGGTAGGAAGCGGGGGTTTGAATGGGTTCGCTTTGAGCCTAGCCCACGTACCTCCGCGTTTTCCCCTCTTCTGCAGCCGCGCAcagcgtctcctcctccgcttctCAGCCTCAGGAGTGCTGGATGGTGATCTGGTGATCTCGGCTGGGATGGTGAAGTCCGCCGGGAGGCGAAA includes:
- the LOC132464060 gene encoding uncharacterized protein LOC132464060, which encodes MKYSRNALLKLNNAPFRLPADFTIPAEITRSPSSTPEAEKRRRRRCARLQKRGKRGGTWARLKANPFKPPLPTIFLSNVRSIRNKVDVIRLELVSQKHMKNCCSLIFSETWLDKKTPDSAIELDGRTAYRADRTADSGKKLGGGLCIYTNDSWCTNVTVVSKHCCPDVEFLLLQCRPFYLPREFSSVYICAVYIPPDANAKLALVRLQDIVNNSLLAHPDSIFIAAGDFNHADLKSVLHSFHRNVKCATRGSNTLDQVYTNIAHAYRTQAYPHLGLSDHVSLLLHPWHSPKIRASRPEVRSVRIWPEDAIPRLQDCFSSTDWDIFSGLGVLTRRSLNNYLVSVLDYIKFCVDIVTSWKQFRVFPNVKPWMTPKVKSLLRARNAAYRTGDTNAYCTARSDLKKGISSAKQAYMTRIEAQFNSASCPRQVWEGVRAITDYKGRTSPPVNSSAPLAEELNIFYARFDRNNKDPVSPPLPSDGSTLVLSTHEVRLILRNINIRKAAGPDGVQGRVLKDCAAELAPVLTTIFNLSLASSWVPGCLKAATIVPVPKKPNVAGLNNYRPVALTPIVAKCFEKLVMKHIKASIPPSLDQNQFAYRKNRSTEDAIAIVLHTLLEHLEHSNTYGRLLFVDFSSAFNTILPNKLHSKLHKLGLNTTLCNWILDFLTHRTQHVRIGKHVSPTLPMNTGAPQGCVLSPLLYTLFTHDCCSSSPSNLIVKFADDTTVLGLITGNDETSYRREAERLVEWCGDHNLVLNTTKTKEVIIDFRRARHLSHSPLLIGGEEVERVSNFKFLGVTVADDLSWRTNITSAVAAPGPKRRPSTEWSRLRGGSLGRASQRSPQSSPPAAYAG